Proteins encoded in a region of the Anoxybacillus amylolyticus genome:
- the ftsZ gene encoding cell division protein FtsZ: MLEFDTTVDQLATIKVIGVGGGGNNAVNRMIEHGVQGVEFIAVNTDAQALNLSKAPIKLQIGAKLTRGLGAGANPEVGKKAAEESKEQIEEALKGADMVFVTAGMGGGTGTGAAPVIAQIARELGALTVGVVTRPFTFEGRKRAMQAANGIAAMKEAVDTLIVIPNDRLLEIVDKNTPMLEAFREADNVLRQGVQGISDLIAVPGLINLDFADVKTIMSNKGSALMGIGIASGENRAAEAAKKAISSPLLETSIDGAQGVLMNITGGMNLSLYEVQEAADIVASASDQDVNMIFGSVINENLKDEIIVTVIATGFNENEGQSTRPLRTGVATPKPTVGVKREKREEQAQDYTVRSTQVEDPLDIPAFLRNRNRRR; encoded by the coding sequence ATGTTGGAGTTTGACACTACAGTTGATCAGTTAGCAACGATTAAAGTCATCGGTGTTGGCGGCGGCGGAAATAACGCTGTAAATCGAATGATAGAACATGGCGTACAAGGTGTAGAGTTTATCGCGGTCAACACCGATGCGCAAGCCTTGAATTTGTCCAAAGCTCCAATTAAATTACAAATTGGCGCGAAACTGACGCGCGGATTAGGAGCAGGGGCAAACCCAGAAGTGGGAAAAAAAGCTGCAGAAGAAAGCAAAGAGCAAATTGAGGAAGCGTTAAAGGGAGCAGACATGGTTTTTGTCACGGCCGGGATGGGCGGTGGAACAGGAACAGGGGCAGCACCAGTCATTGCTCAAATCGCACGTGAATTAGGGGCACTAACGGTCGGCGTTGTGACACGTCCGTTCACGTTTGAAGGTCGGAAACGGGCGATGCAAGCAGCAAATGGAATTGCAGCGATGAAAGAAGCAGTCGATACGTTAATCGTTATTCCGAACGATCGCCTGTTAGAAATTGTCGATAAAAATACCCCAATGCTTGAAGCGTTCCGTGAAGCGGACAACGTGCTTCGCCAAGGGGTACAAGGCATTTCTGACTTAATTGCTGTTCCGGGCTTAATTAACTTAGACTTTGCTGACGTAAAAACGATTATGTCGAATAAAGGCTCAGCGTTGATGGGAATCGGAATTGCTAGCGGAGAAAACCGCGCGGCTGAAGCTGCGAAAAAAGCGATCTCGAGCCCATTATTAGAGACGTCCATTGATGGCGCTCAAGGCGTGTTAATGAACATTACAGGTGGAATGAATTTAAGCTTATACGAAGTGCAAGAAGCAGCCGATATCGTTGCTTCGGCTTCTGACCAGGACGTGAATATGATTTTTGGCTCAGTGATTAACGAGAATTTAAAAGATGAAATTATTGTTACCGTTATTGCTACTGGATTTAACGAAAACGAAGGTCAATCAACCAGACCGCTTCGCACCGGAGTGGCAACGCCAAAACCAACAGTTGGCGTTAAGCGGGAAAAACGCGAGGAGCAAGCTCAAGATTATACAGTTCGTTCCACACAAGTGGAAGATCCGCTAGACATTCCAGCATTTCTCCGAAACCGCAACCGCCGCCGGTAA
- a CDS encoding DUF881 domain-containing protein has translation MQKRKMFQFTLIAAIIGLMLAVQLRSTKDPVVRDTRDIWELRQDLKRELQLQQQLLLEIRRSDDQLAAYEQARSTDQEAALRKTLAELKEEAGQTTVQGTGLILTIEPFYPESYVGPVVRTVSPELLNRLINELNEYGAKEIAVANTRLTNTTAIRDVNGLTKVGNVKISSFPLEVKIIADDVSTLHHHLKVSPLFDDFVIENLQLTVSEPISTVVIPQSEEKWHVRYLQTVNAEKGGE, from the coding sequence TTGCAAAAAAGAAAAATGTTTCAGTTTACGCTTATTGCCGCCATTATCGGGTTGATGCTCGCCGTTCAGCTTCGATCGACAAAAGACCCAGTGGTGCGCGATACACGTGATATATGGGAGTTGCGCCAAGATTTAAAGCGTGAATTGCAGTTGCAGCAACAGCTTTTACTCGAAATACGCCGCAGTGATGACCAGTTGGCGGCTTACGAACAAGCTCGTTCGACCGACCAAGAAGCAGCATTAAGAAAAACGTTGGCTGAACTAAAAGAAGAAGCAGGACAGACAACTGTTCAAGGTACGGGACTTATTTTGACGATTGAACCATTTTATCCAGAAAGTTATGTAGGACCGGTTGTACGTACTGTATCCCCGGAATTATTAAATCGGCTTATCAACGAACTAAATGAGTACGGAGCAAAAGAAATTGCCGTTGCGAATACACGGTTGACGAATACAACGGCCATTCGTGATGTGAACGGTTTGACGAAAGTGGGAAATGTGAAAATTTCTTCGTTTCCACTCGAAGTAAAAATCATTGCTGATGACGTTTCAACGTTACATCATCATTTAAAAGTGTCACCGCTTTTTGATGATTTTGTGATCGAAAATTTACAACTTACCGTTTCAGAACCGATATCGACCGTTGTCATTCCACAATCCGAGGAAAAATGGCATGTTCGCTATCTCCAAACAGTAAATGCCGAAAAGGGGGGAGAATAG
- a CDS encoding DUF881 domain-containing protein: MRKVRGNDVILSFVFLVLGFMLSFSYQYTKEMRRDVTDRQWQKEYEYRQLLIQAQKETSKLKKRLLKKQEQLQRSEKELADEKTAYAGLVKEVEQLRMYTGKVKVQGKGIEVTLADASYVPNEQNAANYIVHEQHVWKVVHELLVSGAEAIAINGQRISHRSYIVCNGPVIEVDGVQHAAPFVIAAIGDPHVLMSALNIAGGVKDELVNDHVVVKIASKDSLVFDPMFHSE; the protein is encoded by the coding sequence ATGAGAAAAGTAAGGGGGAATGATGTCATCCTTTCCTTTGTTTTCCTTGTACTCGGATTTATGCTTTCGTTTTCCTACCAATACACAAAGGAAATGCGGCGGGACGTGACCGACCGGCAATGGCAAAAAGAGTACGAATATCGGCAATTGCTCATTCAAGCACAAAAAGAAACGAGCAAGCTGAAAAAACGATTGTTGAAAAAGCAAGAGCAGCTTCAGCGCAGTGAAAAAGAATTAGCAGACGAAAAAACGGCGTACGCTGGGCTTGTGAAGGAAGTGGAGCAGCTGCGCATGTATACGGGAAAAGTGAAAGTGCAAGGAAAAGGAATTGAAGTGACGCTAGCAGATGCATCATATGTTCCAAACGAGCAAAATGCAGCGAATTATATCGTCCATGAGCAGCATGTTTGGAAAGTCGTCCATGAGTTGCTCGTTTCTGGAGCCGAAGCGATAGCGATTAACGGGCAACGCATCTCACATCGCTCATACATTGTGTGTAACGGTCCAGTTATCGAAGTCGATGGTGTGCAACATGCTGCTCCATTTGTTATCGCGGCAATCGGTGATCCACATGTGCTTATGTCGGCGCTCAACATTGCCGGAGGGGTGAAAGACGAGTTAGTGAACGACCATGTCGTTGTGAAAATTGCCAGCAAAGATTCGCTTGTTTTCGATCCAATGTTTCATAGTGAGTAA
- a CDS encoding YlmC/YmxH family sporulation protein encodes MVKISEFQTKDVVNVANGKKLGNIGDIDINLQTGQIESLIILGAGKVLGLFGREEETIIPWRNIVKIGADVILVRLNEEE; translated from the coding sequence ATGGTGAAAATTTCTGAATTTCAAACGAAAGATGTTGTGAATGTTGCGAACGGAAAAAAATTAGGGAATATCGGGGATATTGATATCAATTTACAAACGGGACAAATTGAGTCACTCATTATTTTAGGGGCAGGAAAAGTGCTCGGGTTGTTTGGAAGAGAAGAAGAAACGATTATTCCATGGCGCAACATTGTAAAAATTGGTGCAGACGTTATTTTAGTCCGTTTAAACGAGGAAGAATAA
- the murB gene encoding UDP-N-acetylmuramate dehydrogenase: MQTLIKELVEANIGKVKENEPLSQHTTMKIGGPADVLVEPNSIESLQKVMDIVRKHQVTWRAIGRGSNLLVSDEGVEGVVIKIGEGLDELVIDGEEVTVGGGYPLIKLATVISKQGLSGLEFAGGIPGSVGGAVYMNAGAHGSDMSRIVKKAQILFPDGTIQWLTNEQMEFSYRTSVLQTKRPGICIAAVLQMKKGERDAIVAVMQKNKDYRRDTQPWNYPCAGSIFRNPLPNYAGQLIEAAGLKGYAIGGAKISEQHANFIVNTGNAKAREVLDLISYVKQTIYQKYGIHLETEVEIVGRKS; encoded by the coding sequence GTGCAGACATTGATCAAAGAATTGGTGGAAGCGAACATAGGAAAAGTGAAAGAAAATGAGCCGCTTTCCCAACATACAACGATGAAAATTGGCGGACCTGCCGATGTATTGGTTGAACCGAACAGTATAGAAAGCTTACAAAAAGTGATGGACATTGTGCGCAAACATCAAGTTACGTGGCGTGCTATTGGACGTGGTTCGAATTTGCTCGTATCGGACGAAGGCGTCGAAGGAGTAGTCATTAAAATCGGGGAAGGCTTGGATGAGTTAGTGATTGACGGGGAAGAAGTGACCGTTGGTGGAGGTTATCCTTTAATTAAACTAGCAACAGTCATTAGCAAACAAGGATTATCGGGGCTAGAGTTTGCAGGAGGAATCCCAGGATCGGTCGGTGGTGCTGTCTATATGAATGCTGGTGCGCATGGTTCGGACATGTCGCGGATTGTTAAAAAAGCGCAAATTTTATTTCCCGACGGAACGATTCAATGGCTAACAAATGAACAAATGGAATTTTCGTATCGGACATCGGTGCTGCAAACGAAACGACCGGGGATTTGCATCGCCGCTGTATTGCAAATGAAAAAAGGAGAGCGTGATGCGATTGTGGCGGTGATGCAAAAAAATAAAGATTACCGACGCGATACGCAGCCTTGGAACTATCCATGTGCAGGAAGCATTTTCCGTAACCCGTTGCCAAACTACGCTGGCCAACTGATTGAAGCAGCCGGATTAAAAGGATATGCAATTGGCGGGGCAAAAATCTCTGAGCAACATGCGAACTTCATCGTTAATACAGGTAACGCCAAAGCAAGAGAGGTGTTAGACTTAATTTCCTATGTCAAGCAGACGATTTATCAAAAATATGGCATTCATTTAGAAACGGAAGTAGAAATCGTTGGTCGAAAGTCCTAA
- the sigG gene encoding RNA polymerase sporulation sigma factor SigG, with amino-acid sequence MTRNKVEICGVDTSKLPVLKNEEMRELFKRMHEGDLEAREKLVNGNLRLVLSVIQRFNNRGEFVDDLFQVGCIGLMKSIDNFDLSQNVRFSTYAVPMIIGEIRRYLRDNNPIRVSRSLRDIAYKALQVREKLMGETAKEPTAEEIANVLGVPHEEVVFALDAIQDPVSLFEPIYNDGGDPIYVMDQLSDEKNRDSQWIEEIALKEGLRRLNEREKMIIRKRFFQGKTQMEVAEEIGISQAQVSRLEKAAIRQMNKNIQV; translated from the coding sequence TTGACAAGAAACAAAGTAGAAATTTGCGGTGTAGACACATCAAAGCTTCCGGTATTGAAAAACGAAGAAATGCGTGAGCTGTTTAAACGAATGCATGAAGGGGATTTAGAGGCAAGGGAAAAGCTTGTTAACGGAAATTTACGCCTCGTGTTAAGCGTCATTCAGCGTTTCAATAACCGCGGGGAATTTGTCGATGACTTGTTTCAAGTCGGTTGTATCGGACTGATGAAATCGATTGATAATTTTGATTTAAGCCAAAACGTTAGATTTTCTACGTATGCCGTACCGATGATTATCGGTGAAATTCGGCGGTATTTACGCGACAACAACCCGATTCGCGTGTCACGTTCGTTGCGTGATATCGCCTACAAAGCGCTACAAGTACGGGAAAAGTTGATGGGGGAAACGGCAAAAGAGCCAACAGCAGAAGAAATCGCCAATGTCCTTGGCGTGCCGCACGAAGAGGTCGTCTTTGCACTTGATGCGATTCAAGACCCGGTTTCGTTATTTGAACCGATTTATAACGATGGCGGTGATCCGATTTATGTGATGGATCAGCTAAGCGATGAAAAAAATCGTGATAGCCAATGGATTGAAGAAATTGCACTAAAAGAAGGGCTGCGTCGGTTGAACGAACGGGAAAAAATGATTATTCGCAAACGATTTTTCCAAGGAAAAACGCAAATGGAAGTTGCCGAAGAAATCGGTATTTCGCAAGCGCAAGTGTCGCGTCTAGAAAAAGCGGCCATCCGCCAAATGAATAAAAATATTCAAGTGTAA
- a CDS encoding small basic family protein: MWLPFIGLIAGIVLGWLTNWRIPDEYSSYLSIAVLAALDTLIGGIRAHLQNVYDESVFLTGFFFNIILAASLAFLGVHLGVDLYLAAVFAFGVRLFQNIAVIRRILLINWLKRRQKS; this comes from the coding sequence ATGTGGCTCCCATTTATCGGTCTTATCGCTGGCATTGTGCTAGGATGGTTAACAAATTGGCGCATTCCTGACGAATATTCAAGCTATTTGTCAATCGCGGTGCTAGCAGCGCTAGATACGTTAATCGGCGGCATTCGTGCGCATTTGCAAAATGTGTACGACGAAAGCGTTTTTTTGACCGGTTTCTTTTTTAATATTATTTTAGCTGCAAGTTTAGCTTTTCTCGGTGTGCATCTTGGTGTAGACTTGTATTTAGCAGCCGTATTTGCTTTCGGTGTACGGCTCTTTCAAAATATAGCCGTCATCCGACGAATTTTACTGATCAATTGGCTCAAGAGGCGGCAAAAAAGTTAA
- the spoIIGA gene encoding sigma-E processing peptidase SpoIIGA: MTIYLDVIWLLNVCFDGLLLWLTAIILKREVKWWRLTSGAFIGSLIVLLLFTPVSPYVQQPLMKLLFSILIVLASFGFKRFRYFFENLFTFYLATFMVGGGLIAVHYLLQTDIVIRGMLTTYSLGTGDPVSWLFVLIGFPVLWVFSQKRMNAVREKKLRFEHIVNVVLTFQEVSLSLKGLIDSGNQLYDPLTKTPVMIINASAMKGVLPSELLACMNELNDFTWLDDERWKEWATRLRLIPYRGIGQTQQFLWAIQPDRLTIYYESQWIEVTKGLIGLNAADLSTDGEYQCIVHPKMIQTGKRLTAS, from the coding sequence TTGACGATTTATTTAGATGTCATTTGGTTGTTGAACGTATGTTTCGATGGGCTATTGCTTTGGTTGACCGCCATTATTTTAAAGCGGGAAGTAAAGTGGTGGAGATTGACATCCGGTGCTTTCATCGGTTCGCTTATCGTATTATTATTGTTTACGCCAGTTTCGCCATACGTCCAACAGCCATTGATGAAACTGCTTTTTTCTATTCTCATCGTACTGGCTTCGTTCGGATTTAAACGATTTCGGTATTTTTTCGAGAACTTATTCACTTTTTACCTCGCTACTTTTATGGTTGGAGGAGGACTGATTGCGGTTCATTATTTACTACAAACAGACATCGTCATAAGAGGCATGCTTACGACGTATTCGCTCGGAACAGGCGACCCTGTCAGTTGGTTGTTTGTACTCATTGGTTTTCCTGTGCTATGGGTATTTTCGCAAAAGAGGATGAATGCCGTTCGAGAAAAAAAACTTCGTTTCGAGCATATCGTGAATGTCGTATTAACATTCCAAGAAGTGTCCCTTTCCTTAAAAGGGCTAATTGACAGCGGCAATCAGCTATACGATCCGTTGACAAAAACGCCTGTAATGATTATTAACGCAAGCGCGATGAAAGGTGTACTACCGTCTGAATTGCTAGCGTGCATGAACGAACTAAATGATTTTACGTGGCTTGACGACGAGCGATGGAAAGAATGGGCAACTCGGCTGCGCCTCATTCCTTATCGGGGAATCGGGCAAACACAGCAATTTCTATGGGCGATTCAACCTGACCGATTGACGATTTATTACGAATCGCAGTGGATAGAGGTCACGAAAGGACTTATTGGATTGAACGCAGCGGACTTATCTACCGACGGAGAATACCAATGCATTGTGCATCCAAAAATGATTCAAACCGGAAAGCGCCTTACTGCCTCATAA
- a CDS encoding cell division protein FtsQ/DivIB produces MPFVLLFVSKKAVSELKKGKVVVLEERVPKLKQRRRQKVNRRLTAYIVFFFMLILCIIYFQSPLSNVRHIDVKGNQHVSVQQIVQASGLTNRTSFWRVKTDQVKQAIESLPEIKEVTVKKQFPNTIVLYIKERTRVAYIEEKQLFFPILDNGKILTKNKPKVALSDAPILVNWKDGEKIQEIAGQLAHLPSYILNAISEIHHTPTKYDPYHVTVYMNDGFEVSATVPNFAEKMRLYPEIVKQLNPDVKGVIHLEVSNYFKAYKGDDNEKSKGE; encoded by the coding sequence ATGCCGTTTGTTTTATTGTTTGTAAGTAAGAAAGCGGTGAGCGAGTTGAAAAAAGGGAAAGTGGTCGTTCTCGAAGAACGTGTTCCAAAGCTGAAACAGCGGCGCAGGCAAAAAGTAAATCGCCGACTAACTGCGTATATCGTCTTCTTTTTTATGCTTATTTTATGCATCATTTACTTTCAATCACCGTTAAGCAATGTCCGACACATCGATGTGAAAGGAAACCAACACGTTTCTGTTCAACAAATTGTTCAAGCAAGCGGCTTAACAAATCGGACAAGCTTTTGGAGGGTAAAAACCGATCAAGTAAAGCAGGCAATCGAGTCGCTTCCAGAAATTAAAGAGGTAACAGTCAAGAAGCAGTTTCCGAACACGATTGTCCTATACATAAAAGAGCGGACACGTGTCGCTTACATTGAAGAAAAACAATTATTTTTTCCGATTTTGGACAACGGAAAAATTTTAACGAAAAACAAGCCCAAAGTAGCGCTAAGTGATGCACCGATTTTAGTCAATTGGAAAGACGGTGAAAAAATTCAAGAAATCGCTGGACAATTGGCGCATTTGCCTTCTTATATATTAAACGCTATTTCCGAAATCCATCATACGCCGACGAAATACGACCCATACCATGTTACTGTTTATATGAATGACGGATTTGAAGTGAGTGCAACTGTGCCGAATTTTGCGGAAAAAATGCGATTGTATCCTGAAATTGTAAAGCAACTAAATCCCGACGTGAAAGGTGTTATTCATTTAGAAGTAAGCAACTATTTTAAAGCTTATAAGGGGGATGACAATGAGAAAAGTAAGGGGGAATGA
- the pgeF gene encoding peptidoglycan editing factor PgeF — protein MSEIFHPVDESLLMLRWSNVIAGFTTKQGGFSQAPFATFNLGLHVGDEAIVVEQNRRKLAEFFTIPLEQWVCCEQTHGSRIEKVTARDAGKGTVRLETAIADTDGLYTDEAGILLTLCFADCVPLYFFAPTHGMIGLAHAGWKGTVKNIAGNMVQRFRDEGIMPEEVMVAIGPAIGACCYVVDNRVIDAVQNVLGTSETLPFYEMSVGQYALDLKELNRLLLIKEGVQHIEVSNYCTSCETNVFFSHRRDNGQTGRMMAFIGRKEEGNVCSRTLSHYSQQY, from the coding sequence ATGTCGGAAATTTTTCATCCAGTGGATGAATCGCTGCTTATGCTCCGTTGGTCAAACGTCATCGCTGGTTTTACAACGAAACAAGGCGGCTTTAGCCAAGCGCCATTTGCCACGTTTAATCTTGGGCTGCACGTTGGGGACGAGGCGATAGTTGTCGAGCAAAACCGCCGGAAATTGGCAGAGTTTTTCACGATTCCGTTAGAACAATGGGTATGTTGTGAGCAAACGCACGGCTCTCGCATCGAAAAAGTAACTGCACGCGACGCCGGCAAAGGGACCGTGCGGTTAGAAACAGCGATTGCAGATACAGACGGTTTATATACCGATGAAGCAGGGATATTGCTAACGTTATGTTTCGCTGATTGTGTGCCACTTTATTTTTTCGCACCAACACATGGCATGATTGGCCTCGCGCATGCTGGCTGGAAGGGGACGGTGAAAAACATTGCCGGCAACATGGTTCAGCGCTTTCGCGACGAAGGGATTATGCCGGAAGAAGTAATGGTTGCTATCGGTCCAGCGATTGGTGCTTGTTGCTATGTGGTGGATAATCGCGTGATTGATGCTGTACAAAATGTGCTCGGTACAAGCGAAACGTTGCCATTTTATGAAATGAGTGTAGGACAATATGCACTTGATTTAAAAGAACTAAATCGACTATTACTTATAAAAGAAGGCGTACAACATATTGAAGTATCAAACTATTGCACGAGTTGCGAAACCAATGTATTTTTCTCGCATCGTCGTGACAATGGCCAGACGGGAAGAATGATGGCGTTTATCGGCAGAAAGGAGGAAGGGAATGTCTGTTCGCGAACGCTTAGCCATTATTCGCAGCAATATTGA
- a CDS encoding YggS family pyridoxal phosphate-dependent enzyme encodes MSVRERLAIIRSNIDEACHRVGRDNNDVRIIAVTKYVSIERAKEAVVAGVADLGENRDDGLLQKYEAIGKEATWHFIGTLQSRKVKNVIDKIDYLHSLDRLSLAQEIEKRATKPIKCFVQVNVSGEETKHGLSSEQVLPFIEQLRNFTKIEVVGLMTMAPYTDDEQLLRRCFRELKQLQQRVQALHIANAPCTELSMGMSNDYVIAVEEGATFIRIGSALVGEE; translated from the coding sequence ATGTCTGTTCGCGAACGCTTAGCCATTATTCGCAGCAATATTGATGAAGCTTGTCACCGCGTTGGTCGTGACAACAACGATGTGCGTATTATTGCCGTAACAAAATATGTGAGTATCGAACGGGCAAAAGAAGCAGTGGTTGCAGGGGTTGCTGACTTAGGAGAAAACCGCGATGATGGGTTATTGCAAAAATATGAAGCCATCGGGAAAGAAGCGACGTGGCATTTTATCGGAACGTTACAGTCGCGCAAAGTGAAAAACGTCATCGATAAAATTGACTACCTTCATTCGCTCGATCGTTTGTCGTTAGCGCAGGAAATCGAAAAAAGGGCAACAAAACCGATTAAATGTTTTGTTCAAGTAAACGTATCTGGCGAAGAAACGAAGCATGGGCTTTCGAGCGAACAAGTGCTTCCGTTTATCGAACAGCTACGAAATTTTACGAAAATTGAAGTAGTTGGACTAATGACAATGGCGCCGTATACAGACGATGAACAGTTGCTTCGCCGCTGTTTTCGCGAGCTGAAGCAGCTGCAACAACGTGTACAAGCGTTACATATTGCCAATGCACCGTGCACGGAATTATCGATGGGAATGTCAAACGATTATGTCATTGCAGTGGAAGAGGGTGCTACATTTATTCGGATAGGAAGTGCGCTTGTTGGTGAAGAATGA
- the ftsA gene encoding cell division protein FtsA: MNSNEIVVSLDIGTSSVKVIIGEMLNESLNIIGIGNVKSAGLKKGAIVDIDETVQSIKRAIDQAERMIGLTIQRVVVGVNGNHIQLHDCHGIVAVSSENREITDEDVARVMDSAQVVSIPPDREIIGVIPRQFIVDGLDGINDPRGMLGVRLEMEGTMITGAKTVLHNLLRCVERAGLEISDICLQPLAAGSLALSKDEKNLGVALVDIGGGSTTVAVFEQGFLQATSVLPVGGDHITKDISIGLRTSTEDAEKIKLKHGHAFYDFASEEEVFSVPVIGTDQHQQFTQLELADIIEARLEEIFQFVYQEIRKLGFRDLPGGYVLTGGVVNMPGILELAQVVLGSSVRVAIPDYIGVRDPQYTTGVGLIKFAYRQAKLQGRRTPVAATVETPEKRPVKQQPAKAKPKEKEDNLGQKVKKFFGYFFE, from the coding sequence ATGAACAGCAATGAAATCGTTGTTAGTCTTGACATCGGTACATCCAGTGTTAAGGTTATTATCGGAGAAATGTTGAATGAATCACTAAATATTATTGGCATCGGTAATGTGAAATCCGCAGGGCTCAAAAAAGGAGCTATTGTTGACATAGATGAAACGGTGCAATCCATTAAACGTGCAATCGACCAAGCAGAGCGAATGATTGGGCTTACGATTCAGCGCGTCGTTGTTGGAGTGAATGGTAATCATATTCAACTCCATGATTGCCACGGCATTGTCGCCGTTTCTAGTGAAAACCGTGAAATTACCGATGAAGATGTTGCGCGCGTGATGGATTCAGCTCAAGTCGTGTCCATTCCACCAGATCGGGAAATTATCGGGGTCATTCCGAGACAATTTATTGTGGACGGACTGGATGGCATTAACGACCCGCGTGGCATGCTTGGTGTGCGGTTGGAAATGGAAGGAACGATGATTACAGGTGCAAAAACAGTTTTACATAATTTACTTCGCTGCGTAGAACGAGCGGGATTAGAGATTAGCGACATTTGTCTGCAGCCGCTTGCCGCAGGCTCCCTTGCTTTATCGAAAGATGAAAAAAATTTAGGGGTTGCTCTAGTCGATATTGGTGGTGGTTCGACGACCGTTGCCGTATTCGAGCAAGGATTTTTGCAAGCGACATCTGTACTCCCAGTTGGTGGTGACCACATTACAAAAGATATTTCGATTGGGTTACGGACATCGACGGAAGATGCAGAAAAAATCAAGCTAAAACACGGACATGCTTTTTACGATTTTGCCTCTGAAGAAGAAGTGTTCAGCGTTCCAGTCATCGGTACAGACCAGCATCAACAGTTTACGCAATTAGAACTTGCTGATATTATTGAAGCAAGGCTAGAAGAAATTTTTCAGTTTGTTTATCAAGAAATTCGTAAACTCGGATTTCGGGACTTGCCAGGCGGATATGTGCTGACAGGTGGCGTTGTGAACATGCCAGGAATTTTAGAATTAGCTCAAGTCGTGTTAGGAAGCAGTGTCCGCGTCGCAATCCCTGATTATATAGGTGTCCGCGACCCACAATATACGACAGGAGTCGGTTTAATTAAGTTTGCCTATCGGCAGGCAAAGCTACAAGGGCGTCGCACTCCCGTAGCAGCAACGGTCGAAACGCCGGAAAAGCGACCGGTAAAACAACAGCCGGCAAAAGCAAAACCAAAAGAAAAAGAAGATAATTTAGGACAAAAAGTAAAAAAATTTTTCGGCTATTTCTTTGAATAG
- the sigE gene encoding RNA polymerase sporulation sigma factor SigE gives MGKWKLRLIYLWYKLLRKLGIKTDEIYYIGGSEALPPPLTKEEEELLLQKLPSGDETARAMLIERNLRLVVYIARKFENTGINIEDLISIGTIGLIKAVNTFNPEKKIKLATYASRCIENEILMYLRRNNKVRSEVSFDEPLNIDWDGNELLLSDVLGTEDDVITKDLEADVDRHLLLNALRQLSDREKQIMELRFGLSGGEEKTQKDVADLLGISQSYISRLEKRIIKRLRKEFNKMM, from the coding sequence ATGGGAAAATGGAAACTTCGCCTCATTTATTTATGGTATAAACTATTAAGAAAGCTCGGCATAAAAACAGATGAAATTTATTACATCGGCGGGAGCGAAGCGTTACCGCCGCCGCTGACAAAAGAAGAAGAAGAATTATTGCTTCAGAAACTTCCATCGGGCGACGAAACCGCCCGGGCAATGCTCATTGAGCGAAATTTGCGCCTTGTCGTCTACATTGCCCGAAAATTCGAAAATACAGGCATTAACATCGAAGATTTAATTAGCATCGGTACGATTGGACTTATTAAAGCCGTAAACACCTTTAATCCAGAGAAGAAAATTAAATTAGCGACTTACGCCTCCCGCTGCATTGAAAATGAAATATTAATGTATTTACGTCGCAACAATAAAGTGCGTTCAGAAGTGTCATTTGACGAGCCGCTCAATATCGATTGGGACGGAAACGAACTGCTTTTGTCCGATGTGCTCGGCACGGAAGATGACGTGATTACAAAAGATTTAGAAGCAGATGTGGATCGCCATCTTTTACTAAACGCGCTTCGTCAATTAAGCGATCGTGAAAAACAAATTATGGAACTTCGTTTCGGCCTTTCCGGCGGAGAAGAAAAAACGCAAAAAGACGTTGCAGACTTGCTTGGCATCTCGCAGTCGTATATATCGCGGCTAGAGAAGCGAATCATTAAACGGCTGCGCAAAGAGTTTAATAAAATGATGTAG